GATCCGCTATGGCGCGGGCAATGCGCGCCGCTTCCAGGTTCAAGCGCTGCACCTGATCCTCCAGGGCGTACTCCCGCAGAACAATGGACGTGGAACCAAAGGAATTGGTTTCAATGATATCGGCCCCTGCCTCCAGGTAGCAACGGTGAACTCCCTCCACCACATCGGGGCGAGTGATTACCAGATACTCGTTGCAACCGTCATAGGCTGCGCCGCCAAAATCAGCGGCGGTGAGCTCAAAGCTGGCCAGGGCTGTGCCCGTGGCACCGTCCAGACAGAGAATATGGGAAGCGGCGCGCTGCCGCAGAAGATCGATGCGTTGCTGTTGTGTGGTCATATTGATAAACCCCGCAGTAAATCGTATTTGGACAAAGCATCATAGAACAAAGATACGGCGCATCCAAGGGGAAAGATGGGAGTTTGGCTCGCACGGCCGTATAGCCCACCAACAGAAAAGGCCAGAGTCTTGGCTGACCCTGGCCTTTTCTGTTTTAAAACTCAAACCCTACGGCACATTATGGCGATTTCTCGTTTTTCGGATGCTGTTTCCAGCAGAGCCCAACGACTATCGCCCTTTGGCTGCCTCCAGCTGGGGCAAGCGTTCACTCTGCGAGCCTTCTTCGCCAATACGGAAGAAGCTCAGGTGCTCGCGCACATCACCGGCCAGGCGCGCCAGATCTGAAGAGGCATGCCCTACTTCCTCCGAGGCAGTGGCGGTCTCCTCTGCAGCGGCCGAAATGGACTGGATGTCGCCGGTCACCTGGTCTGAGGCGGTGGACATTTCTTCCATGGCAGCCACGTTCTGCTCTATCAGCTGCTGCAACTCTTCCATGCTTTGCAGGATCTCACGGAACGCTTGATCGCTCTGCGTGGCTAATTCGTTGCCGGAGCGGGCCTTTTCATTGACAGTAGCCATGGAGTGGGTGACTTTGCCCACTCCTTCCTGAATGCTCTGCACGATGTTGATGATTTCCTGTGTGGATTCGCTGCTACGCTCTGCCAGCTTGCGCACTTCGTCTGCCACTACGGCAAATCCTCGTCCGGCATCGCCTGCTCGAGCTGCCTCGATGGCGGCATTGAGAGCCAGCAGGTTGGTTTGGTCGGCTATGTCATTGATTACCTGAATTACTTCGCCTACGCGGCTGGCTTTCTCTTCCAGCGAATGGGCAAAGGAGCTGGTCTGCTCTACCTGCTGGGCGATGGAGTTCATTTCACGGGTGGACTGTTGCACCACCTCTCCTCCTTTGCGGGAGTGCTCCAGTGCTTCCAGGGTATTTTCCTGTATGTCGGAGAGGTTGCGGGTGGTCTCGTTAACGGTCTGGGACATTTCCAGCGTTGCTGAGGCGATCTGCGAAACGCTCTCTGCCTGTGAGTTCATTCCCGCGCTCATCTGGGTGGATGAGCTGCTAAGCTGTTCGCTGGCGGAAGCCACCCCATCGGCTGACTGTCGCACTTCGCCGATCATTTCCCGCAGGCTGTAAACCATTTCATTCAGGGCACTGGCCAGCTGACCTACTTCATCGCGCTGGTCCAAAGCAATGGTATGGTCCAGATTGCCCCTGGCCACATCTGCCGCAAAATCCAAGCTTTCGCGTAATGGGCCTACAATCATACGGGTGATGAAAAGAGTCAAGGCTACACCAATAATAATCGCCATCACTATGCCAGCAACAATAATGCGCTCGGCCTTGGTGACTTCAGCGTTCAGGTGGCGTTCAACTTCAGCCATGGCCTGATCCAGAGCCTCGTTGCTGCCTTGCAGGTTCTGGCGAAATACGCCGTAGACCTCCTCCAGCTCGGCCATGACAGCAACCCACTGTTGTAGTTGGCCCTGATAGTCACGCACCAAGGCGCGGGATTCTTCCATTTGGGCCAGTAGTTGGCTGTTAATATCATTGGCTTGGGCCCAGGACAGCAGGTAGTCAAAGCCACCCAATACGTCGTCTTCCAGTATGGTCTGGGCTGACTGCAGATACTGATCCCGCTGGCGACTATCAAAACGCTCTACATTAAAGCGTACTCGATAGATGTTTTCCACAAGCTGGGCCTCGTGATGGAGCACCTCGGTCAGGCGCTCCACTTCGGCGGTACTGGTAGCCTGCACTAGCATAGACTGTATGGTGGGCAGCAGGTAGTCACTCACTGACTCTGCTTCACGTCGCAACTCCAACGCGGCATCGCCCAGGGCGTCAAAGCGGCTGGTCCTTTGTTGCACCAAATCCTGGTACTGTTTAAATCCACGGGTCACCGATGCGAGCTCTTCCTGGGCTTGCTGCAGGGACGAGCGCAGTGCCCCCTGGCCTTCTTCGTTTACGAGTCGCTGCACCAGATCCCTGCTGCGCTGCAGGCTCTCCTGGGCCTGAGCAGCATAGTCAGGATTTTCGGTGCGAATATAGAGCTGAATGGCCTCGACTGCTTCCAGACCCTCTATGGTGGCTTGGCTCATCTCCAGTGCCGTGGACGATCCAGTCTCCACCGTGTGCATAGCGCCATACCCGATTATGCCAATAACCAGGGTGAGCAAAAGAACAATTCCAAATCCGCCCCCCAGTTTATAGCTCATGCGTAAATTTTTCACTCTGTGGTTCTCCTTGTAGTTTCTGACTCTGCTACTGTTCTGAAGTTCTCTACCAATCACACACCAACGCGCCCACTGCTCGACCAGGCTAAAAACATTGACGCACCGGGGTTGCCTCTTATAACAGTTACATAGTCAAATGGCAAGCACCATCCAGTCTTCGCCCGCAAAACGTTACATAGAGACACCTTCTCGCCGTTATTTTATCCTTGATCAACTTCATGGATTTCAAAGGGATTCCATCTACTCAAAAAACACTCGATGTCAGACCCATACACCAACCGACCAAGCATTGACACCGGATGGCGAGGGGAGTTGATGTAGGAGCTTTTTAGATCGGTATTTTGATATGCCGTTTATGGGGAAAAGAAATTCTTCGCACTTGAGATTGGACTGAGATTTACTTATGTTAGTATGAGTCATGCAGCTTGAGTCTCCACCTGGACAGCACCTAACCACTTTGAGGGTATCGACATGTATATGAACATCTTTGGGGCAATACTGCTCGCTGCTCTGACGGCCACTGTTCTCATGGCAGATGAATCTGACTTTCCGGTGCGACTGGCAGACGCTGAGGTGCTGCAGAAGATGCAGGCTGGAGGCCTGGTTATCTATATGCGCCATGGGCCGACCGATACTACCCAGCCGGATCAGGTGCCCGAGGTGGATCTTGAAGATTGCTCAACGCAGCGCCCATTGACGAGTGAAGGTGTTGAGATTGCTCGCCAAGCGGGCCAGGCCATGCGTGCGGCCAACATTCCTATAGGCAAAATACTGGTGAGCCCCATGTGCCGCACACGGGAGAGTGCCGAAGCGGCCTTTGACCAGCCCTACACGGTGGACAAGGGACTCATGTACACGGCCCACATGACCAGCAACCAAAAGGGATTTGCGCTGGAGACGATCAACCGCCTTCTGTCCGCTCCGGTTGAAGCCGGCACCAATCGCATGCTCGTGGGGCATGCGCCCAATATCATGGATGCCATGGGCTACTTCCCCACTCCGGAGGGTGCTGTACTGATCTTCAGACCACGAGGCAGCGAAGGGTACGAGTACATTGCCACAATCACCCCCGAACTCTGGAGCGAGCTGGTTCCGTAGAGCAGTGCTAGTGAGTGGGTGCG
The Desulfurispira natronophila genome window above contains:
- a CDS encoding histidine phosphatase family protein, with the translated sequence MYMNIFGAILLAALTATVLMADESDFPVRLADAEVLQKMQAGGLVIYMRHGPTDTTQPDQVPEVDLEDCSTQRPLTSEGVEIARQAGQAMRAANIPIGKILVSPMCRTRESAEAAFDQPYTVDKGLMYTAHMTSNQKGFALETINRLLSAPVEAGTNRMLVGHAPNIMDAMGYFPTPEGAVLIFRPRGSEGYEYIATITPELWSELVP
- a CDS encoding methyl-accepting chemotaxis protein; its protein translation is MKNLRMSYKLGGGFGIVLLLTLVIGIIGYGAMHTVETGSSTALEMSQATIEGLEAVEAIQLYIRTENPDYAAQAQESLQRSRDLVQRLVNEEGQGALRSSLQQAQEELASVTRGFKQYQDLVQQRTSRFDALGDAALELRREAESVSDYLLPTIQSMLVQATSTAEVERLTEVLHHEAQLVENIYRVRFNVERFDSRQRDQYLQSAQTILEDDVLGGFDYLLSWAQANDINSQLLAQMEESRALVRDYQGQLQQWVAVMAELEEVYGVFRQNLQGSNEALDQAMAEVERHLNAEVTKAERIIVAGIVMAIIIGVALTLFITRMIVGPLRESLDFAADVARGNLDHTIALDQRDEVGQLASALNEMVYSLREMIGEVRQSADGVASASEQLSSSSTQMSAGMNSQAESVSQIASATLEMSQTVNETTRNLSDIQENTLEALEHSRKGGEVVQQSTREMNSIAQQVEQTSSFAHSLEEKASRVGEVIQVINDIADQTNLLALNAAIEAARAGDAGRGFAVVADEVRKLAERSSESTQEIINIVQSIQEGVGKVTHSMATVNEKARSGNELATQSDQAFREILQSMEELQQLIEQNVAAMEEMSTASDQVTGDIQSISAAAEETATASEEVGHASSDLARLAGDVREHLSFFRIGEEGSQSERLPQLEAAKGR